Proteins found in one Aquibium microcysteis genomic segment:
- a CDS encoding formate dehydrogenase subunit delta, with protein sequence MSPDKLVYMANQIATFFQTRKHEEAVAGIAEHINNFWEPRMRAQFFQLVDAGGGGLKPLVIEAAARIRRPKTAPVG encoded by the coding sequence ATGTCGCCTGACAAGCTCGTCTACATGGCCAACCAGATCGCCACCTTCTTCCAGACGCGCAAGCATGAGGAAGCGGTCGCAGGCATCGCGGAGCACATCAACAATTTCTGGGAACCCCGCATGAGGGCACAGTTTTTCCAGCTTGTCGATGCAGGTGGCGGCGGGCTGAAGCCGCTGGTGATCGAAGCGGCGGCGCGGATCAGGCGGCCGAAGACCGCCCCCGTGGGCTGA
- a CDS encoding cation-transporting P-type ATPase, with protein sequence MIQPTTPFQAADAPLERLPAGAWHAEDVQAAHAALKVAPDGLSDSEAARRLSAFGPNRLPEGRRRGALVRFLAQFHNLLIYVLIAAGVMAAAIGHVTDSLVILAVVLANAVIGFVQEGRAENALAAVRGMIDPHASVLRGGRRVTIAAEDVVPGDLVLLEAGDRVPADLRLVKARNLLIDEAILTGESVPTDKATRPAGLNASLGDRTSMAFSGTFVAAGQGTGIAVATGRATELGRISSMIGAVEQLATPLVRQINQFARQVTIAVLAASVLVFAYALYVQGYAIDEAFMTVVGLAVAAIPEGLPAVMTITLAVGVQRMARRNAIIRRLPAVETLGSVSVICSDKTGTLTRNEMMAGVLVVADGSVAVSGAGYEPRGSFEDVEGKAMAPLADPVLAELIRAAFLCNDAALREADGRWAVDGDPMEGALISLALKAGLDPVEAREASPRRDEIPFDSRHRYMATLHQPAEGDALVYVKGAPERIIHMCGVIATRDGEAPLDRATWDDAVHRLAGDGRRIIAVARRQMPAGATDIEPADVGAGLTFLGLVGLIDPPRPEAVAAIAECRRAGISVKMITGDHAATARAIARELGLADDPKAYTGQDLDTVDGPQFGRLAREGSVFARTSPEHKLRLVESLQSTGDVIAMTGDGVNDAPALKRADVGVAMGRKGTEAAKEASEMVLADDNFASIVAAVREGRTVYDNLTKVIAWTLPTNGGEAFTIILAIAFGLTLPVTPIQILWINMVTAVALGLTLAFEPTEEGAMARPPRRSREALLSGRLRWRILFVSALMVAGTMGVFMLALAEGHTVGTARTMAVNAIVVMEIFYLFSVRYVHGPSLTWQGVLGTPAVLTGVAIVVAAQFAFTYAPPLQAIFGSEALRLNDGLVVVGAGVAMLLVVELEKRLAALWLRRG encoded by the coding sequence ATGATCCAGCCGACCACGCCGTTTCAAGCTGCGGATGCCCCCCTGGAACGCCTGCCTGCGGGTGCATGGCATGCCGAGGACGTGCAGGCGGCGCACGCGGCCCTGAAGGTCGCGCCTGACGGGCTTTCGGATTCCGAGGCGGCGCGGCGGCTTTCCGCCTTCGGCCCGAACCGGCTGCCGGAAGGCCGGCGGCGCGGCGCGCTGGTGCGGTTCCTCGCCCAGTTCCACAACCTTCTGATCTATGTGCTGATCGCGGCGGGAGTGATGGCGGCGGCGATCGGGCACGTGACGGATTCGCTGGTGATCCTAGCGGTGGTGCTGGCCAATGCGGTCATCGGTTTCGTCCAGGAGGGGCGGGCCGAAAATGCACTCGCGGCCGTGCGGGGCATGATCGACCCGCATGCCTCCGTGTTGCGCGGCGGCCGGCGGGTGACGATCGCGGCCGAAGACGTCGTTCCGGGCGACCTGGTGCTGCTCGAGGCCGGAGACCGCGTCCCGGCCGACCTCAGGCTGGTCAAGGCGCGCAATCTGCTGATCGACGAGGCGATCCTGACCGGCGAATCGGTCCCGACCGACAAGGCCACGCGGCCGGCCGGCCTGAACGCGTCGCTTGGCGACCGGACCTCGATGGCCTTCTCCGGGACATTCGTGGCGGCGGGGCAGGGCACCGGCATCGCCGTGGCGACCGGGCGTGCGACCGAACTCGGCCGCATCTCCTCGATGATCGGCGCGGTCGAGCAACTGGCGACGCCGCTGGTGCGGCAGATAAACCAGTTCGCGCGGCAGGTGACGATCGCGGTGCTCGCCGCATCGGTCCTCGTGTTCGCCTATGCGCTCTACGTGCAGGGCTATGCGATCGACGAGGCCTTCATGACCGTCGTCGGCCTCGCCGTCGCGGCCATCCCCGAAGGGCTGCCGGCCGTGATGACGATCACGCTCGCCGTGGGCGTGCAGCGCATGGCGCGCCGCAATGCCATCATCCGGCGGTTGCCCGCGGTGGAGACGCTGGGCTCCGTGTCGGTGATCTGCTCGGACAAGACGGGAACGCTGACACGCAACGAGATGATGGCCGGCGTGCTGGTGGTGGCGGACGGTAGCGTCGCGGTGAGCGGCGCCGGCTACGAACCGAGAGGCTCCTTCGAAGACGTCGAGGGCAAGGCGATGGCGCCGCTGGCGGATCCGGTCCTTGCCGAACTGATCCGCGCAGCGTTCCTGTGCAACGACGCCGCCTTGCGCGAGGCGGATGGCCGCTGGGCCGTCGACGGCGATCCGATGGAGGGAGCCCTGATCTCGCTGGCGCTCAAGGCAGGGCTCGATCCGGTCGAAGCGAGGGAGGCCTCGCCGCGCCGGGACGAGATCCCGTTCGATTCGCGTCACCGCTACATGGCGACCCTGCACCAGCCGGCCGAAGGCGACGCGCTGGTCTACGTCAAGGGCGCGCCTGAACGCATCATCCACATGTGCGGCGTCATCGCCACGCGGGACGGCGAGGCGCCGCTGGACCGGGCGACGTGGGACGATGCCGTGCACCGGCTGGCCGGAGACGGGCGCCGCATCATCGCGGTCGCGCGGCGACAGATGCCTGCCGGCGCGACCGACATCGAGCCCGCCGATGTCGGGGCCGGGCTCACGTTCCTCGGGCTCGTCGGGCTGATCGACCCGCCCCGTCCCGAGGCCGTGGCGGCAATCGCCGAATGCCGGCGCGCCGGGATCAGCGTCAAGATGATCACCGGCGACCATGCCGCGACGGCGCGCGCCATTGCCCGCGAACTGGGGCTCGCCGACGATCCCAAGGCGTATACGGGACAGGATCTCGACACGGTCGACGGCCCGCAGTTCGGCAGGCTGGCGCGTGAAGGTTCAGTGTTTGCGCGGACCAGTCCCGAGCACAAGCTGCGGCTCGTCGAATCGCTTCAGTCGACCGGCGACGTCATCGCCATGACCGGCGACGGGGTGAACGACGCGCCCGCGCTGAAACGCGCCGACGTCGGTGTCGCCATGGGCCGCAAGGGCACCGAGGCGGCGAAGGAGGCGAGCGAGATGGTGCTGGCCGACGACAACTTCGCCTCGATCGTGGCCGCCGTGCGCGAGGGCCGGACGGTCTACGACAATCTCACCAAGGTGATCGCCTGGACGCTGCCGACCAATGGCGGCGAGGCCTTCACCATCATCCTGGCCATCGCCTTCGGCCTGACCCTGCCGGTCACGCCGATCCAGATCCTGTGGATCAACATGGTCACCGCGGTGGCGCTGGGGCTGACGCTCGCTTTCGAGCCGACGGAGGAGGGCGCCATGGCGCGGCCGCCGCGGCGTTCGCGCGAGGCGCTCCTGTCCGGCCGGCTCCGGTGGCGGATCCTCTTCGTCTCGGCGCTGATGGTCGCCGGCACGATGGGGGTTTTCATGCTCGCACTCGCCGAGGGACATACGGTCGGCACGGCGCGGACCATGGCGGTCAACGCGATCGTTGTGATGGAGATCTTCTACCTGTTCAGCGTCCGCTACGTGCATGGACCGTCGCTGACGTGGCAGGGCGTGCTCGGCACGCCCGCGGTCCTGACGGGTGTGGCCATCGTGGTCGCGGCGCAGTTCGCGTTCACCTATGCGCCGCCGCTGCAGGCCATCTTCGGCTCCGAGGCTCTGCGGCTGAACGATGGACTCGTGGTGGTGGGAGCCGGGGTCGCGATGCTCCTCGTCGTGGAACTCGAAAAGCGCCTGGCAGCGCTCTGGCTGCGCCGGGGGTGA
- a CDS encoding YqaA family protein: MADLAVYAGLFAVAFVAATILPAQSEAALVALLVADAQPAALLVLAASAGNTLGAVVNWALGRGVERFSGRRWFPVEPRHLDQATGWYRRWGRWSLLFSWAPVVGDALTVAAGVLREPFWSFLLLVAIAKTGRYLVLAAATLGFV, from the coding sequence GTGGCTGACCTTGCCGTCTATGCCGGTCTCTTCGCCGTCGCCTTCGTCGCGGCGACCATCCTTCCGGCACAGTCGGAGGCAGCGCTCGTCGCGCTGCTCGTCGCCGATGCGCAGCCGGCGGCGCTGCTGGTTCTGGCAGCGAGCGCTGGCAACACCTTGGGCGCGGTCGTCAACTGGGCGCTTGGTCGCGGTGTCGAACGCTTCAGCGGCCGGCGCTGGTTCCCGGTCGAGCCCCGGCATCTCGACCAGGCGACCGGCTGGTACCGTCGCTGGGGCCGGTGGAGCCTGCTGTTCAGCTGGGCGCCGGTCGTCGGCGACGCGCTGACGGTGGCGGCGGGCGTCCTGCGCGAACCGTTCTGGAGCTTCCTCCTGCTTGTGGCCATCGCCAAGACAGGGCGTTATCTCGTGCTGGCTGCCGCCACGCTCGGCTTCGTCTGA
- a CDS encoding nitrate reductase, protein MSRFFFNPLPPKPRLDTTSIKRWARAALALSDDVPVSVSQVACREAGCPDLETVIGVMKPGFNFTTYRVLKPVAEITETDVRRALATPPASA, encoded by the coding sequence ATGAGCCGCTTCTTCTTCAATCCCCTGCCGCCGAAGCCCCGCCTCGACACCACGTCGATCAAGCGCTGGGCGCGCGCGGCGCTTGCCCTGTCGGACGACGTTCCCGTCTCGGTATCGCAGGTGGCCTGCCGGGAAGCCGGATGCCCCGACCTCGAGACGGTGATCGGCGTGATGAAGCCCGGCTTCAACTTCACCACCTATCGCGTCCTGAAGCCGGTCGCCGAGATCACCGAAACCGACGTGCGCCGCGCTCTCGCGACACCGCCGGCCTCAGCCTAG
- the fdhD gene encoding formate dehydrogenase accessory sulfurtransferase FdhD codes for MSVTAFPSRRLVDRVARRDGARVEDSRAVPEETPVAFSYGGSTHAVMMATPDDLVDFAYGFSLTEGIIGSAGGIDRVEVVEAGTGIDLQIRLAQDAGAALAARRRHLAGPVGCGLCGIESIEQALREPRPVADPGIRIAAATVSAAVAALEGEQPLNSATRAVHAAGFYAFDTGMVAVREDVGRHNALDKLAGALLRGGVDAARGAVVVTSRISVEMVQKTAALGASFLFAVSAPTALAVRTAESAGITLVAVVRGAEFEVFTHADRIAGGIADVA; via the coding sequence ATGAGCGTGACGGCGTTCCCCTCCCGCCGGCTCGTCGACCGCGTCGCGCGGCGCGATGGCGCGCGGGTGGAGGACAGCCGCGCCGTCCCGGAGGAGACGCCGGTGGCATTTTCCTATGGCGGCTCGACCCATGCGGTGATGATGGCGACTCCGGACGATCTGGTTGATTTCGCATACGGCTTCAGCCTGACGGAAGGGATCATCGGTTCGGCCGGCGGCATCGACCGTGTGGAGGTCGTCGAGGCGGGAACGGGCATCGACCTGCAGATCCGGCTCGCGCAGGACGCGGGGGCCGCGCTCGCCGCCCGCAGGCGGCATCTGGCGGGACCGGTCGGCTGCGGGCTCTGCGGCATCGAGAGCATCGAGCAGGCCCTGCGCGAGCCGCGGCCCGTCGCCGATCCGGGCATCCGGATCGCTGCCGCCACCGTTTCGGCCGCAGTCGCCGCGCTGGAGGGCGAGCAGCCGCTCAATTCGGCGACACGCGCGGTGCATGCCGCCGGCTTCTACGCTTTCGACACCGGCATGGTCGCCGTTCGCGAGGACGTCGGCCGCCACAACGCGCTGGACAAGCTTGCCGGCGCGCTGCTGCGCGGCGGCGTCGATGCCGCGCGCGGCGCCGTCGTGGTGACCAGCCGCATCTCGGTCGAGATGGTGCAGAAGACGGCCGCGCTCGGCGCGTCCTTCCTGTTTGCCGTCTCCGCACCGACCGCGCTCGCCGTGCGCACGGCCGAAAGCGCCGGCATCACTCTGGTGGCCGTGGTGCGCGGTGCCGAGTTCGAAGTCTTCACCCATGCCGACCGAATTGCCGGAGGGATCGCCGATGTCGCCTGA